The Hippocampus zosterae strain Florida chromosome 20, ASM2543408v3, whole genome shotgun sequence nucleotide sequence TTTTCCCCCcacatatttattttgttagaTTTTACCTTACATTTCACATGATATCTATAGCtatatataatatgtacagtatatgtgtgtgtgtgtggggcggggggtttaTCACACGTTTTTCATTGAGACAAGTGCCTgatgacttttatttattttatttttttaggcacCACCATCGTTTCAATTAAACCAGAATTTCCATCAGAGGTCCACAACGTTATCTCTTGCCAGGTGACACTCGTGATTctattgtgattttattttattgtatttgtaataTTGTCTGTGTTCCCAATGCAGACACAAGTATCCAGCGTGTTCCTGTAGGAAGATTCACAGCGATGCCAAACCCAAAGACCCCTTCACCCTTGCTCAGAAAGACTTGATGAGCCTATACGATGACATCAAAAAGGTAAATAACGTAAATGGATTTGAGCCACTTGATTCGGAAATCCTGCTCACTCTCACGCATGTTTTCTATATTGTCGCAGGAGCTGTTTGTGTCTAAAGAAGAGCTCAAGTCTTTATGTGATTATTACTTTGACGGGAAGGGCAAAGCCATTCGGCCAATGATCGTCATCCTGATGGCCCGCGCCCTCAACATCCACAGCAACGGGGCAGGGTatttaacgccccccccccccccccccgcacatttGGCTGTTCATTAGGCGTGAGTAGCGTATGACATGTCCTCCATTCCGTCATCCAGAGACTTACTTCCCGGCCAGCGTGCCGTGGCCATGATCTCAGAAATGATCCACACGGCCAGCCTGGTGCACGATGATGTGATCGACGGCTCGGACAAGCGGCGAGGGAAGAGGACCATCAACGACCTGTGGGGCGAAAGGAAGGTATGCAGGAAATAGCGCTCGCTCTGGTCACAGTCTATCACGTCGTGTTATTTTGACTGTGTCGTGTCCTTGTAGGCCATCTTAGCAGGAGACTTCATTCTGTCAACTGCCTCAATGGCCCTGGCTCGCATCGGCAACATCACCGTGGTTAAAGTGTTGGCGCAGGTCATTGAGGACCTAGTCAGAGGTAATAAGTCCTTAACAAAAGTGTGCGTATACTGTattcacttttgtttgtttcgaaaaaaaacatacataggaagcggaccttgaaaaaaaattatcacattaaattgcaattattGCGACGCAGGCGAATTCATGCAGCTGGGCTCAAAAGAGAACGAAAGCGAGCGCTTCAAGcactacctggagaaaaccttcAAGAAGACGGCCAGCCTCATCGCCAACAGTTGCAAAGCAGTATGTACGTTCTGTCTGCACCACACCCGTGAGCGCACGCAGACAGACCCCTCCTTTTCATTCTCTTCTTTTTGTCACAGGTGTCCATTCTGGTCAATGCGGACCCTGACGTTCACGAGATCGCTTACCAGTACGGAAGGAATGTTGGCATCGCCTTTCAGGTGTTGAAAATCAATGCAAAAGTCGCACACAATTACAAGTTAAATAACATTCATATCTATAGGATTTCAACATTATCGCGAGCAcctaaaagtgtgtgtgcgtttaaaaaaagcagATAAAATTAATCGAGTTGTCCCATTTCCCCTGGAAATAGAAAAGTAGTCAAAATGAAGTAATTAATGTGTGCATAGCTGGTGGATGACGTGCTGGACTTCACGGCGGGAGCCAGTCAGTTGGGCAAACCGTCGGCCGCCGATCTCAAGTTGGGCTTGGCCACGGGACCCGTTTTATTCGCTTGTCAGCAGGTTAGTTTCTATAAACTACACGACCCATaagcaaatagttttttttcttcctaataaaaaaattatcattcaaTTTGTCAGTTTCCGGAGTTGCACGCCATGATCATGAGACGCTTCAGCTCCAAAGGGGACGTCGACCGAGCCTGGCAGTACGTCGTGCAGGTACCACAAATCGgctacactttttaaaattaattttaaattaattttttcaAGTCTATTCATCTGattaaataattgttttatttattagaaATCAAATCTTAGTCAAATAAACCATTTAGATATGCACTGAACTGAGTAAATTGGTTAAtttgaaatacaatttcaagcaAAATGAATTATTTGACTACATAGAAGAAACTGTTACatctgcattattattattattatttttttttttgtgcgagcAGAGTGATGGCGTGCAGCAGACCAACTTCCTCGCCCGGCGTTACTGCCAAGAAGCCATCAGGCACATCAGCAGGTTGCGGCCGTCGGCTGAGAGGGACGCCCTCATCGCGCTCACTCACATGGTGCTTGCTAGGGACAAGTAACGGACACCCCCCAGACATGAGAAACCCCATCAATGACGTCTGTTTCTACCTCGACACAAAGAGCGAGTCGCATCATGTTTGACAGCTACACACTATTTAGGCAGTTTATTAGGTACCTTTATGTACAGTGTTGTATATAACTTGCATAATTATTGCTGAGATACCTAACAAACTCGCAACTGTACAAAGCCCCACACATGTAAATGTGGCCACAGTATGTTTGGTGTGCATATTATAGctattttctgtgttcataattttaaaaaaatcatgtttgggGCTCTGTATGAGTGTGttgtggaggttttttttttttaatgctctgcATGGAAGTGAAGCACTGAGCAAAGTATGTCACTACGTACTGTACTATGTAGTCATTCCTTCTCCGGATCCGTCCGTACTTGAAATCTTACTGAAGGGTGACAAGTGTCCCAAGTGTAACAAATCATGGCCTTAACATCTGCAACCACTgctcaataaaaacatttagttttttttattttattgcaaaacatACCGTGTGTTCTTGAATCATCACGTGCTTGTCGTACACAGAATTGTTTATTATAAAAGACTGTacattagttgtttttttaaaatcaacataATTTACATACAATGAAGGGCAGAGTTGACTAGAGGAGCCACATTTTCTTGTTGATGCACAAGCAAATTTGaaggaacaaaagaaaataccTAATCAGAGAACTCATTGAGTTTACATCTGAATGATAATTAGGACGTGGGTGCTCATCAATGGATAAGAAAAAGTTggtcatatatacatatatatattttttaaactttcagtTCATAAGCGTTAAGTTGAATGTGGAATGTTTGGTTTTCAAACTGCCAGTCCACCCTGCTCGGCTTCTTGTTGCAAATCAGCGTGTACTGTACAATACTTGAATGCGTTACGACTAAACACAGGAGTCTTCTCTCGTCTCTGGTCAATGCAAACAAAGTGTACGGCTGAGTTAAGGCAAAAGCGATATGCAACGCCTCGccccgatttttattttttttagacggCTTTTGACGATATCGAGCATCGTGCAAACCACAGTACACCAGAAAACAACCGAGAATGCACTTGTTGGGCCAATTATTCCCCTGAACAGGGTGAAAAGACGACATGCTGATGCGCTAACGGCATACGTGCTAAATCCGAAGACGAGTTCAGTGATGGTGCGTTCAAGGCAACTGGGAGATCGGAAACATGCGCCGGCTGCACCCTTTGTGAACGTTAACGCCTCGATTGAAAAATCGAAACTATCATTTTAGCTATTGATCTGGTTATGCCCGATGCCCTAGTTCCACGCAGCTGCATTCCGAAGCAACATCCGTGTATTTTGTAAAATACctcccacacccccccaaaaaagcaaaagaaacagGGATgccatcaaaacaatgttgttggCATCCTCATTTCTTTTACAATTTAATGTACGGTACATATGCTTAGCAACTCATCTAATCCTCGTTTGTGGAGCACTTCAATTTGACAATGTCATTGGTCATTTAGTCATACATGCAGCATGGCACCACCAAATCCATCGGGAACCTGAAGGTAAACGTTGCATGgcaggattttgtttttttcgtttttgcATTAAAGGATGTAAATGCATGAATGTGCCAAATGTGTTTAATTTCTGAGGTCCCGAAATCTGCATTTTCTGCAAGTTCAGTGATTCAacagtaatacaaaaaaaaaaggtgaatacaTTTACAAACGTAAGGTCAATAAACTGAAGgtaatattttttgtcttctaAATTGCTCTTTTCTCAGGGAAGAAGTTTTGAGTTGGACAAATTACAGCACAGAGAGAGAATACCGCcgactggaagaaaaaaaaaatccacaaaatttttaaaagaaatcatTCCCATCGAACCCCTTTAAAGCAGTCGGCCATATTCCCCACATCCTTCAACTGTTGATGTCGCCCGTGCGCccacccaggaaaaaaaaatacagtggacCCCGCTATACATTTCAGTTTACCGTTCATGCAAACCGTATATTTGCGGGCTGTTAAGCAACTGTTTTTTAATGggtgtgtgttgtttgtatgCGTTGCTGCACCACGTGTGCAAAGTAGCAGTTGAttgggaagagagagagagagagaaaaaaataatgcgcATTGTCCTCCCCATAGCGCGGGTGGGACTACAACGTATCTCCACAATCAACAGGGGTTCCAATATAGACCAAATTGTTTGTCATCTTACTTATAAATTGTTCTGGTTTAGTCGGCGTAATGTATGATGCTCTCTACGTAGTTTCCGGGGAAGAGGCCGGTGACGCCGCTGCTGACACCTTCGTACCAGCCGTCGTCATTCTTCTTCACCACATAGATGATGGCGCCTTCCATGAAGGACAGCTCGTCGTCCTTATCTTTGCTGTAGTCATAGATAGCCACCACTGGCGGGAAGAGGTGGAGACACACATGACATTTCAGCTTCTTCGGTTTACGTATAAGTGTGCGAGgtgatgtttttcatttcatacaAAATAAACCTCGACATGGTTCAAGTTGCAGTTgttgaaagggttcaaatcacTGCAACACCTATGCTAGTTTTCATAAACGTTGTCATTTCCTATCAcatgctagcattaagctagtagaCTTTCATGAAGCAAAAATCAAGTGGTTTGATTGAGCATTTTGGTGTTGAAAATTTGCAACACCAACCTTTCTCAATGTAGTTCTTGGGTGCCCAATGGGGGTCTCCGTCAGCATAGGGGTCATTGTAGTGCACCACCGAGGCGTCCTCCTCCTCATAGTCCaccgggggagggggcggaggtGGCGGGGACTCGTCGAACATGGCCATGTCATCCGGAGGCGGAGGCGGGGGCGGAGTCGGAGTGTCGGAGACTGGAGGGAGAACGACACGCCGTCAATGTCTTGTGGACTTTGAGGTTAGCGGCACGACGATGTGCATGCACAATTGACACATGCAAATTTGAGGGATAACAGCCAcagtttgtattattatttttttccttttgacaaagaaaaaaaacccatacacAAGctgaacatgcatgtttttcattgGACGGGAACAAAACACTACTGAAACCATGACAACTAATCATGCAGCTACCATGCAAGGACAATACAGTAGTTggttaaataattttttttgcaccattgCACTAAATGGGCAAAGCCTTCCCAggattttacaatgtactctaaatgttttaaatgaagCCAGAATAACTACTTTATTTCAACACACACCTATTCAGTCTTACAGGTATGTATTTGCGAATTgacatttgcagatttttagAAACTATCACTTACCTTTATGCTCATTGGTGCTCAggccaaaggggaaaaaatcttGGAAATTCCAAAAATCTGGAATCACTCTTCAAGTGATTCCAGAATCTTTCAAATTATAAacttatttttggggggagtggaGGCACTCGCAGTGGATCAGAATCAGAAgcaatttaaattatttttaaaaatacatcaattaaCAAGATTTGTATCAATCTTttgacatgtatttattcacaGGTCCCTGGTAAGCAACACATGCCCAGATCGTTCGGCACACTTACACTGAGAATTTGATGCTATCAAATATAACAATTCTTTTTATTGATGGGATGATTATCTCTAATTTGGATCTCAGTGTACTGTACGAGTGTACCCAGTGTTTTGGACTGTGCACGAGATGTACTTTTGCTtacaccaccaggtggtgacaCATTTTACTTCTTTCTCAGCCCGGTCTAGCATAATACACTTGACGTCCACAACATTGCTGCGGCAAATAGATTACAAGTGTGAGCCTGGGAAAACCATTGGTTTAAGTTAGTCACATAGTTGcagagtgctggagaggagctACGTGACACTTGTGAGTgacgagaaagagagagcgagggagGGAGAGCAATGCATGCTGGGAGTTGGGAACACAGACTACGATGATGATGgagaggggtggtggtggtggtggtagggggggggggggggtgaatcaaTGATGGGCTTCACACTTACTGCTCTCCTGCATCCTGGCCACAAAGCCAGTCAGGGGGATCTGTGGCGTCAGCTGGGGCATggggggaggaggagcgggGGCCACGCACACTGAAGAAGGGCACGCACGCGGAAAGaaacaaagagaaagaaaacgAAATGGAAAAGAAAGAGCATCAGTCACCCAAAGTGGAAAAGAAAAGGCTGCCCCACCCTGACTCAAGACGACAGGCGTCCAATCCATTGAAGAGGTGCGTCTCCAATCAAAGTTTGTACTTTTCTGGCGCTCGCTTCAAACGACTGAATATGCCCAATGAcattttgccgccatcttggaaCTCAcctcttctttttcagaaagcaCCCGACTTCCTATGTTCTGCGTGGGAACGCAATATGGCACAGAGGCATCCCCAAGTACTTGCCCGACACGGTAAAAATAGTTCACATGACTAATTCGTACGAAGCCGTACGTAGACTATCACGACACTACGCTAACAGAGTGGTTAAGTAAATCTTTGGATAAGAAGTCCTGAACCTCGAGTGGAGTATTATTTACACTCACTAAACTACACTGGCCTTACTCTGGCGGGGGCCTTACTTGAGTTGTGGCTGTAAGTGGGCGTGCCCCCGTTAACATGAGGCTGTTGTTGttgaagctgctgctgctgctgctgcaaagaGAACTGCGAGGTGACGGACGGAGCCCGGCGGTAGGTGCCGGTGGCCGACACCATGGAGACGGACGAGTTGGCGGGGTTGTGCCGCGAAATCTGCCGCGAGATGGTGCCGAACTGCGACATTGGGGCGGGGCCTAAGCCGGGCCCTGGAGCCACCGCTGGCGAGGGAAGGATCGGTCGGGTGGGGAATGCCCGGAAAGCAAGCGGGAAGATGAAAGAAGGAAGGACAGAGACAAAGAGACCCCAAAACAGTGAACAAGCTGATTAGAATCAGATGCGGACAATCAAAAGGAAGCAGCGCGGGTGCTTAGATGACATTTCAGGAGagaaataaaaattgtaaaaggaaaaaaaatctcttcctTGTCATGTTTATGTCATTTCAAGTATTCTCAAAGAAAATGATGCTTCTCAACCTTCTCAACCAGCATTGCTTCATCAGAAAAAGATAACTAATCGGTTATACATTCGTGTGCCAACAGACAGAAAGTAGAGTCAACCAGCAGCACCAgcaccagcaccaccaccaccaagatTGAGAGAACTGGTTTGAGGGCCTGGCTCCATCCGACTGACCGACGAATACCGTGAGCCAGGTATGACGACTGGCACACTTGAGGGTCTCACCTAtgggaggaggtggaggtggtggtggcggtggaccGAGCCcagctggaggaagaggaggtggcGGAGGAGGCGCACCCGGGGGGGAGGTCATGAACGGTACTGTggaaaggtttttgttttttttactttttttttgaagcagcaGGAGACTTGGGGCCCCGATTTACTAAAGTTAACTTGTGTTGCGAGCGAACGTCAGATAGGCTGCTGCATGAGTGAAAAGGAATGAGATTAGCAGTCGCACAAAAGCTGCTGCGGAGCGCACTTTCGTAGCCTGCGTCCACTGTTCTTCTACGATGCTGTACCATGTGACTGCAGCTACTGATGTCACTCAATAGGCAGTgcccatttaaccctttcatgcaccctgtaacctgataacttgataagctgtccactgtaggaaGCGACTAATGACTTTAAGTTTAGactaaactcattcactcccaaagacgtttttaaacgtcttttcagacttggtccagaattgtctggtactgaatgagttaatgacacTTCCCAGTTTCTTATAATATGTGACGATAGTCCACTTCAGTCAAGTCaaagtgcatttttcatttGCGATGCGCTCAAATTTcctgcatttttatttgacacAAGCCGCTTATTTGGGATAGTCGTCACTCAGCCCCATGTTCCTTCTTGGGGCCACTGTTTCCATGGTGACACTTCCTTCCTGCGCTGGCGAGGTCGAAAAGCTGCCGCGCAAACTCTCAAAGGGTCTCTGAGCGACAGACACGGAGCGCGGGAATGTGATGAAACGACCCCCGGGTGCGATTCGATGTGCGGCGCCGCTGCTTTAATGCAGCTTTGGCCTATTTACACTGACTGTCACACATCCACGACGCGCGGCTCTCCGAACACAATGGGACTCCGCATAATCCCTGTCGGGTAAACAGGCTTTACGCAACACATTATGATCGTACATCAtattggcgtgtgtgtgtgtttgtgggcaggggggggggggggggcgcctatCATGGCACCATACTGAAGTTGAAATCTCAAACAGTCCAATGACATATTAAAGCATTTTGCCTTGTCGAAATCACAAACAAGCTCACCTGATCCTGAGTTGGGAATGGACGGCGTCGGCACGGCGATGGGAATGCCGATGCCGCTGCTGCCGCTGTTCTCCCGGCTGCTGCTCCCTCCGCTGCTGCCACTgagacacaccacacacactcgCATTAGAAGGGttcactttttcccccccacaaagGGTTCACAAACTTTTTCCTCTCACTGCGTTTGGACTTCAACCACTGGTGACGAGAAACTTCCACATGGGGCCACAATGAAAAGCACTAAATATATCCGAGCCAGGTGGATTTTCTCTCAGtttatgggggggggttgtggtggTTACTCCCGCCTGCTGTCCCAATTTGAACACCGAAAATTCCGTCCAAAATGTGGGGATGACATGAACATTGTGGTCAAGCACATGAATTCGATCAATGGAAGCAGAGGACATCAAAGTGTCACATTTGCGTCAGCACAAATGAGTATGACCCTGGGTTGGGTCACCCTTGATCCTCCTCTACCTCCTCTTCTACTTTCGTCGCGCTTTGAACTGATGACCCCGCCCCCTACCTCCCCCATCTCTCTGCCTCACTGTCAACTAACATGCCCCTGAAACCCCTCAAGCACCTTCCATCGCAGTAAACCAGGCCCCCTCGCCCCAAACTCTTCCATCTATGTAACCACCCCCCCTGATCCATGTCAGTGGAGCCCCGGGGCACTCATGACACAAAAAGCAGGGTTTTACCCTCCGCAGGCTGCACAATAAAAAcgccaacacttttttttttgttcagtccaATTTTCATCTCACTCCTTCGCTCATTGTGTTTAAGCGCTTCCCCCTAGCCTCCTTATTTgttgcaaaaaacaacaacaacaaaaaaacccataaaaacGGCAGGCTTGGATGCTCGTTAATATTTTAAACGAGCATCCATGCCTGCCGCCTTCCTTCGCTAACGAGCCCATACTTCAAACGAGACGAGTGTTTCGCTCTCGACGGAGGTGTGGCagcaaaacatgcatgcatcACTGTGTCCTAGTGGTTGCTGGCATGTCTGCCCCGCAGTTCGgaggttcagggtttgaatCTGGCTTCCAGAACTTCCTCTGCAACGTTCGCAATTCATCCTTGTGTTAGCATTGCAACTGatacaaagctttttttccccctcagttgAGAGGTTTCACTTCACGGCACCAATGTGCTAATTGGCTATTAGGCTGCGTTTTGGTGCCCGCTTGTTTTATTATGTTGCAGAAAGAGAAAGCCAAAACCAACAATGTTAGACCCCTACCTGTGTGTGCGCTGCCTCTGGTTGAGTGAGGCCGTGCGTCCGGGACTGTGCTGCGCGCCATGCTGGTTGCCCAGGCGGGCCGGGCTGGTCATGTAGTCGTTGGGCACCGTTGGGGGCTTCACAGGCTCCAAAGTTTTGTAGGATGCGTTGCGACTGAAAaagcccccaccaaaaaataaatgctttaaaaaaataataataatcaagcaGCAAGTGGTGTGTTCAGGGAGGGTGTCTTTAATCTTAGCATTTCATACAATTACTGCATTTGTGACTACCGAGAAGGACAAATAaaaagcttgaagcaagcacgcttCGCACCGCCTCGTATTTGGGAAAAACGCGTGAGTGGGCGTTTTTGTTTGCTCGGACAGATGTCATAGGAAGGAGCAAGAGGGTGAGAGGTGGTGCTGAGGAATACTTTCTAAAGTATCTTTTCATAACTTTAAATGTTTCAAGTGTGTGGAAAGAATTTCACTGATGCTGGGTAGGTCTGGAACCAATATGCCACCAATATAAACTTCACATGAGCTACTTAAAAGACGATGGGATTATGTTGTGTTCCACAGTGACTAACAGTGTCTTACCCGAGCGTGCCGCGCCCTGACATGGGCGGGCTCGGTGGTTTCTGCGTTGGCGGGTTGGTCCGCGATAGCGTTCCGACTCGGATTGACTGATTGTTTCCGTGCTGCTGTGGttgacgggggaaaaaaaatacaagtaaaaataaaaataaagaaagagtAACACACCTTTCGAGCAGACTACTGGTTCATTTTAGGCCAACTCTTCAGCAGCAAGCACAGTTTGACAGCTGCACTTGTTTCAGCCTTCCAAAGCTTCTGATGAAACAAGTGCATCCAAACAAGCAGATCATTATTACCACCAACAAGGAAGTTTTGCACTGTGCTAGCGTTCGTTGTCAGGATAAAGCAATCAAAGTACAACTTAATTTACAAGGTCTGTGAATCCAAATTAATTAGACATAAGACATTTCCTGAAATAGTGGCCACCGctgtaataaatgcattttaattcaTCTGAAATTACATTAGCACTCGCCTGGGCGGCTGAATAATCAACCACCCTTTGCCGATATTTGAGGAAGTCTGGCATGCTGGTGGAATAAAACGTGTTTGTTTGGCCTTGTCTGGGTCGTCTATGCTCATCGTGGGTGTGCGAGctgagtttaaaaaatatatatatttttttttttttaaattactaaaCTACGTGGCATCTAAGGACGACAACAACACATTGTGAATGACAAGGGTTGAGGGTTGTGGCGTTCAGGGGGTGGGAAAGGGGGGTTGTTTGTCATTATCAAGAGGTTGATTAATGGGGAAACACAAGGACTACATGACAAGAATTGTGATATGGTGTTCTATAGTCCACGTGAAAAGgagaatctatttttttttaaaatgcaggaTGGAAAAATGGGTCACGTGACAGACGACTTACCTTGGCTTTCATCCACTTAGTGTGGGCAAATGGTGAGGTGGAGTGGTGGAAAAAcaggagagagacagaaagaagGCATGTCAAAACGGCCAGAAAGGAACAAGGATATACAGAGCTCAGAGCGAACTTCGCCGCCGCATCCGCATGCATCAAGAAGGGTTCACCTTCAAATGCCGGCAAGGCGTCGGTAAATATCACCGAGAGACAGCAAAGAGAGGCCACGGAGCGGCGGGTGCGACAGAAAAAAGGTTAGGGACCACTGCTGTGACGTGACGAGCTCTCACCTTGACTCCGTGTCCGACGTCATCCAGCAGCGCGTAGTCGATCGGCTTCCTGATGTAGCGCACAGGCCGCTCCACGTTGGCCGGCGCAATAATCTTGTGGGTCCTCGCCGTGTTCTTGTTCGTCGTCAGGATGCCGATCTCCCGCCGCGCCACCTTCTCTTTGTGGATGTCCACCGTCTGCGGATGACATCGGTGGGTACTTGGTGAGGGTGGTGATCAGAGGGGAAGCCGTCATTCAGTTCGCAACGCCGGCTTTCTCTGGGCAATCGAtccaatgttttatttgtttcaaacGGTCCCGTATTAAATCCCTCTCGTGTTTGGATTGCTTCACTAACAGTACAGAAATTTGGTGCAGAATAACTCAaagccgggcggcccggtagtccagtggttagcgcgtcggcttcacagtgcagaggtaccgggttcgattccagctccggcctccctgtgtggagtttgcctgttctccccgggcctgcgtgggttttctccgggtgctccggtttcctcccacattccaaaaatatgcgtggcaggctgattgaacactctaaattgtcccaaggtgtgagtgagagcgtggatggttgttcgtctatgtgtgccctgcgattggctggcaaccgattcagggtgtcccccgcctactgcccggagacggctgggataggctccagcaccccccgcgaccctagtgaggatcaagcggttcggaagatgagtgaatgaattaatgaataactCAAAGCCCACATGAGCTCCAAAAGACGTCCATCCCTAGTCGAAATAGGTGCCCCCCAAGATTAATGGCGGAGGGGAGCGAGGGGGCTCGTTGGGAAAACGGGTCAGGCTGCTGATGGATGGATGCGCACACACCAGTAGCAGCTAGAGGCCATAAATCTTAGACCAATCAAAAGGCCGGGAGCGGAATGTCGAAACCTTGAGCAAACCTAACTTGACAGCGTACGACCAGACGAAATACGCGCACCCGCAGTGCTTTGGAAATTGAGGTCAGTAAGGACAGGAGTAAAATGCCGCGAGACTCTGAGATGGGTTTCACTCAGCGGCGGTCGCCTCCACGCCATCAGAAGCATCGACTTCCATTTTCAAAGCTTAAGTCTTGATACtcgctcaagaaaaaaaattgtgtctgggcGACGGATTCTACACATTCTTCTGTAGCAAAATGTAGCCACAggatcaaaatcatttttagctAATAAAAACCACAAACAGGAAATGATTCAGGCACGCTCGGCGGGATTATAAGGACAGAATTGAGCAAATCCTCTCGGTTTGTTTAGAATGCCGGTGAAGGTGTTCCAACGAACGACAGTTCCAATCCTATTTTGGGCTTTCAACAATTACTTTGAGGGGCATCATTCAAAAGGAAGCTCATtcatgttgtgcttttttttttctttctccccccctccctcctcaacATCCGGAGACTGACTCACTTCTTCCTGCCCCGGTTTCACATCGTGTCACAAGACGCATACCCGGACAAATGGCTCACGTCTCATGTTTATTCTTGCCATCAAAAGccctgagggtttttttttttggcctgcgAGTACCTCGCAGACAAAAGACATTCGCCTTCAATTTCTTGACCATTCCTGGTGTTGTTCACAGTGACTCAGACGGAGGAGTCCCGGCATGTGTGGCCTCTGTAAAGCTGCCGGTTACGATTTAAATCGAGAGCGCCACAGTCACAGACGTCCATTTTTCAGCGAAGGCATGTTTTAAGTCCAATTATATTT carries:
- the abi1a gene encoding abl interactor 1a isoform X11 is translated as MAELQMLLDEEIPAGKKALVESYQNLTRVADYCENNYVQAQDKRKALEETKAYTTQSLASVAYQINALANNVLQLLDIQASQLRRMESSINHISQTVDIHKEKVARREIGILTTNKNTARTHKIIAPANVERPVRYIRKPIDYALLDDVGHGVKWMKAKQHGNNQSIRVGTLSRTNPPTQKPPSPPMSGRGTLGRNASYKTLEPVKPPTVPNDYMTSPARLGNQHGAQHSPGRTASLNQRQRTHSGSSGGSSSRENSGSSGIGIPIAVPTPSIPNSGSVSDTPTPPPPPPPDDMAMFDESPPPPPPPPVDYEEEDASVVHYNDPYADGDPHWAPKNYIEKVVAIYDYSKDKDDELSFMEGAIIYVVKKNDDGWYEGVSSGVTGLFPGNYVESIIHYAD
- the abi1a gene encoding abl interactor 1a isoform X12; its protein translation is MAELQMLLDEEIPAGKKALVESYQNLTRVADYCENNYVQAQDKRKALEETKAYTTQSLASVAYQINALANNVLQLLDIQASQLRRMESSINHISQTVDIHKEKVARREIGILTTNKNTARTHKIIAPANVERPVRYIRKPIDYALLDDVGHGVKWMKAKHGNNQSIRVGTLSRTNPPTQKPPSPPMSGRGTLGRNASYKTLEPVKPPTVPNDYMTSPARLGNQHGAQHSPGRTASLNQRQRTHSGSSGGSSSRENSGSSGIGIPIAVPTPSIPNSGSVSDTPTPPPPPPPDDMAMFDESPPPPPPPPVDYEEEDASVVHYNDPYADGDPHWAPKNYIEKVVAIYDYSKDKDDELSFMEGAIIYVVKKNDDGWYEGVSSGVTGLFPGNYVESIIHYAD
- the abi1a gene encoding abl interactor 1a isoform X10; the encoded protein is MAELQMLLDEEIPAGKKALVESYQNLTRVADYCENNYVQAQDKRKALEETKAYTTQSLASVAYQINALANNVLQLLDIQASQLRRMESSINHISQTVDIHKEKVARREIGILTTNKNTARTHKIIAPANVERPVRYIRKPIDYALLDDVGHGVKWMKAKQHGNNQSIRVGTLSRTNPPTQKPPSPPMSGRGTLGRNASYKTLEPVKPPTVPNDYMTSPARLGNQHGAQHSPGRTASLNQRQRTHSGSSGGSSSRENSGSSGIGIPIAVPTPSIPNSGSVPFMTSPPGAPPPPPPLPPAGLGPPPPPPPPPPIVSDTPTPPPPPPPDDMAMFDESPPPPPPPPVDYEEEDASVVHYNDPYADGDPHWAPKNYIEKVVAIYDYSKDKDDELSFMEGAIIYVVKKNDDGWYEGVSSGVTGLFPGNYVESIIHYAD
- the abi1a gene encoding abl interactor 1a isoform X5, whose product is MAELQMLLDEEIPAGKKALVESYQNLTRVADYCENNYVQAQDKRKALEETKAYTTQSLASVAYQINALANNVLQLLDIQASQLRRMESSINHISQTVDIHKEKVARREIGILTTNKNTARTHKIIAPANVERPVRYIRKPIDYALLDDVGHGVKWMKAKQHGNNQSIRVGTLSRTNPPTQKPPSPPMSGRGTLGRNASYKTLEPVKPPTVPNDYMTSPARLGNQHGAQHSPGRTASLNQRQRTHSGSSGGSSSRENSGSSGIGIPIAVPTPSIPNSGSAVAPGPGLGPAPMSQFGTISRQISRHNPANSSVSMVSATGTYRRAPSVTSQFSLQQQQQQLQQQQPHVNGGTPTYSHNSMCVAPAPPPPMPQLTPQIPLTGFVARMQESISDTPTPPPPPPPDDMAMFDESPPPPPPPPVDYEEEDASVVHYNDPYADGDPHWAPKNYIEKVVAIYDYSKDKDDELSFMEGAIIYVVKKNDDGWYEGVSSGVTGLFPGNYVESIIHYAD
- the abi1a gene encoding abl interactor 1a isoform X6, whose amino-acid sequence is MAELQMLLDEEIPAGKKALVESYQNLTRVADYCENNYVQAQDKRKALEETKAYTTQSLASVAYQINALANNVLQLLDIQASQLRRMESSINHISQTVDIHKEKVARREIGILTTNKNTARTHKIIAPANVERPVRYIRKPIDYALLDDVGHGVKWMKAKHGNNQSIRVGTLSRTNPPTQKPPSPPMSGRGTLGRNASYKTLEPVKPPTVPNDYMTSPARLGNQHGAQHSPGRTASLNQRQRTHSGSSGGSSSRENSGSSGIGIPIAVPTPSIPNSGSAVAPGPGLGPAPMSQFGTISRQISRHNPANSSVSMVSATGTYRRAPSVTSQFSLQQQQQQLQQQQPHVNGGTPTYSHNSMCVAPAPPPPMPQLTPQIPLTGFVARMQESISDTPTPPPPPPPDDMAMFDESPPPPPPPPVDYEEEDASVVHYNDPYADGDPHWAPKNYIEKVVAIYDYSKDKDDELSFMEGAIIYVVKKNDDGWYEGVSSGVTGLFPGNYVESIIHYAD